From a region of the Primulina eburnea isolate SZY01 chromosome 7, ASM2296580v1, whole genome shotgun sequence genome:
- the LOC140835857 gene encoding uncharacterized protein, with protein MAGRPPRQNRNPRYANNNNTNEEGNGPPPQFNLNQADLMAIATIVATTLQGCPTFSGAADPEVSQSWLKSIETQLRLLEVSDALKVDVIVPFLEDNAAKWWEAVSPAMTAAGPITWRIFREIFLKQYYPAEFRLQKLSEFENFSQAPDMSVVEYTSQFNALGSYAPAIMADEVLELHRFKKGLNSRIQSALAVYQPANFSDLMGAAIRAEADIRRREGENRNKRPPVSQPSQVKPVFKRPNQSGGPPLGQFPANNHPGLKPCPTCGFRHSGECRRASGVCFGCGKSGHRIAECPTAASRPAGPNRETGPNTGTGPSKPREDKPNAKVFAMTQGEADDANEVVSGIIFIQQVPAYVLFDCGATHSFMSKRFAKKLGCKLDKLIEPLRIATPTNRAVETDEIYRDCKISISDQTFSANLIQLIMVDFNIILRMYCLARNSAIVDCKAQAWRAMKSGEDIYVAMVSEIKEKAELKLEDIPIVREFPDVFPEELSGMVPDREVELEINLVPGATPIFKAPYRMAPAELKELKEQLQELIDKRLIRPSVSPWGAPVLFVKKKHGSMRLCIDYRELNKITIKNSDAFWSDQCTDSIHGSDEQNIQAILGPVYSGYYQKFVEGFSSIAVPLTRLTQKNSKFTWSEDCKRSFQTPKEKLASTPVLIFPAENKDFTIYSDASEDGLGCILMQKGRVIAYASRQLKPHEQNYPTHDLELAAVVFALKIWKHYLYGAKCEIFTDHQSLKYLFTQKELNMRERR; from the exons ATGGCCGGTAGACCACCAAGACAAAACCGCAACCCCCGTTATGCTAACAACAACAACACTAATGAAGAAGGCAACGGGCCTCCACCTCAGTTCAATCTCAATCAAGCGGACCTAATGGCTATAGCCACGATCGTGGCGACGACACTTCAGGG GTGCCCAACTTTCAGTGGCGCTGCCGACCCCGAAGTTAGCCAGAGCTGGCTCAAAAGCATTGAAACTCAGTTGAGACTGTTGGAAGTCTCGGATGCACTAAAAGTGGACGTGATAGTGCCCTTCCTGGAAGACAATGCAGCTAAATGGTGGGAAGCAGTCTCGCCAGCCATGACCGCTGCTGGACCAATCACATGGCGAATCTTCCGagaaatatttctgaaacagtaTTACCCGGCAGAATTCAGACTGCAGAAGCTAAGTGAGTTTGAAAATTTCAGTCAGGCCCCAGATATGTCAGTAGTGGAATATACCTCTCAGTTCAATGCCCTTGGATCATATGCTCCAGCGATTATGGCGGACGAAGTTCTGGAATTGCATCGTTTCAAGAAGGGATTGAATAGCAGGATCCAATCTGCTCTAGCAGTCTACCAACCTGCCAACTTTTCAGACCTAATGGGTGCGGCTATCCGAGCCGAGGCTGATATTCGTCGAAGAGAAGGGGAAAACCGGAACAAGCGACCCCCTGTCAGCCAGCCTTCCCAGGTAAAACCAGTGTTCAAGAGACCCAATCAGTCAGGTGGACCTCCCTTAGGGCAATTCCCCGCCAATAACCATCCAGGACTCAAGCCATGCCCAACATGTGGCTTCAGACACTCCGGGGAATGTCGAAGGGCCAGCGGGGTATGCTTTGGATGCGGAAAATCAGGGCACAGAATTGCAGAATGTCCTACCGCTGCCAGCCGACCAGCAGGGCCGAACAGAGAAACTGGGCCAAACACAGGGACAGGCCCTAGTAAACCAAGGGAGGACAAACCTAATGCCAAAGTCTTTGCCATGACTCAGGGGGAGGCAGACGACGCTAATGAAGTCGTGTCAGGTATCATATTTATTCAGCAAGTGcctgcttatgtgttatttgactGTGGTGCTACACATTCCTTtatgtctaagagatttgctAAGAAGCTAGGATGTAAGCTCGATAAGCTAATTGAACCACTCCGAATAGCCACACCTACTAATAGAGCCGTTGAAACGGACGAGATTTACAGAGATTGTAAAATCAGTATTAGTGATCAGACTTTTAGCGCCAATTTGATACAGTTGATCATGGTCGATTTCAACATAATCTTAAGAATGTATTGTTTAGCAAGAAACAGTGCAATAGTAGATTGTAAAG CACAAGCTTGGAGAGCCATGAAATCCGGGGAAGACATTTACGTAGCAATGGTCAGTGAAATAAAAGAGAAAGCCGAGCTGAAACTGGAGGACATCCCTATAGTAAGAGAGTTCCCAgatgtttttccagaagaaCTCTCGGGGATGGTCCCGGACCGCGAAGTGGAGCTCGAGATCAATCTGGTTCCCGGTGCGACCCCAATCTTTAAAGCACcctacagaatggcaccagccgAACTCAAGGAATTAAAAGAACAACTCCAAGAATTGATAGATAAAAGGCTAATTCGAccgagtgtgtccccgtggggagctccagtactcTTCGTAAAGAAAAAACACGGTAGTATGAGATTATGCATCGACTATAGAGAattgaacaagatcacaatcaagaacAG TGatgccttttggtctgaccaatgcacCGACAgcattcatggatctgatgaacagAATATTCAAGCCATTCTTGGACCAGTGTATAGTG GTTACTACCAGAAATTCGTCGAAGGGTTCTCCTCGATAGCCGTGCCACTGACGAGACTCACACAGAAGAATTCTAAATTCACCTGGAGTGAGGATTGCAAGAGGAGTTTCCAGACACCGAAAGAGAAACTCGCATCCACACCAGTGTTGATCTTTCCAGCAGAGAATAAAGATTTCACTATCTACAGTGACGCCTCTGAGGACGGCCTAGGTTGCATACTCATGCAAAAAGGTAGAGTGATCGCCTATGCGTCAAGGCAGTTGAAACCACATGAAcagaactaccctactcatgatctggaaCTAGCAGCGGTTGTCTTCGCCTTAAAGATTTGGAAGCACTACCTATATGGTGCTAAATGTGAAATCTTCACAGACCatcagagcctcaagtacttgttcACCCAAAAGGAACTTAATATGAGGGAAAGGCGATAG